A segment of the bacterium genome:
TCGACCGCGGCCCCGGCCCGCCGGCAGCGTTTGCATTTCATGAGGTGGCTTTAGCCCCCGGAGACGACGGAGATGACGTCGATCGTCGCCCCGTCCTCCACCCGGTGGTCCTTCGTGAGGAGCTTCCTCCCCTGGGTGACGATCACCGTGGTGGGGCGCACCCCCGCATCGGCGAGCAGGTCCATCACACGACGGGGGCCGCGGACTTCGAGCTCCTTTTTCTTCTGGGGGAGACGAACGGTGATCATCGCTGCATTATACATGCTGTCTCCACGGAACAGTTGAGTCTCTCCCGGGCGCGGAGTAAGATGACCGCAAATCGTCCCCCCATGGAAGGAATTCCGACATGCGCGTTTGCCGCGTGGCGCTGGTCGCCTTGTCCGTGACGCTGCTCGCTTCCGCCATCGGCTGCGCCAAGCAGGAACCCCCCGAACCCGCGGTTACGGCGGCTCCCGCGGCGGACGGCAAAACGCTCTTCGAGGCGAAGTGCAGCGTCTGCCACGGCCTCGACCGGGCGACGTCCCTCACCGGGACGAAGGAGAACTGGACGAGCATCGTCAAGAAGATGCAGGGGAAGAAGGCCGACTGGATCTCGGACGCGGACGCGTCGAAGATCATCGACTACCTCACCACGGAGCACGGGAAGAAGTAATCCCGGCAAGGGGGCGGGCGGCCGATCGCCCGAATTTTCTTGGGAGGGCGTCCCTGGACATCCTGCAGTCGGTCTTGCCGGTATTCCTCGTGGTGGCGGTGGGGGTCGTCCTGCGCCGCCACCGGTTCTTCGACGAGGGGTTCATCGACGCGGCGAACTCCCTCGTCTACTACATCCTCCTCCCCGCGCTTCTCTTCCACGAGATCGGGGGGACCGATTTCGGGAAGGCGTTCAGCGGCCCCCTCGTGGTCGGAGGATACGCCGCCACGCTCGCCACCTTCCTGCTCGCCTTCCTCGCGTCCCGTGCCCTCGGGCTCGGGCCGTCGGAAACGGGGGCCTTCGTCCAGGGGTCGTTCCGCGCCAACCTCGCCTACGTGGGGCTGCCGATCGTTCTCAACGCGGTGGGGCCCGCGGGGCTGCGGAAGGCGGGGATCTTTCTCGGCCTGATCGTTCCGCTGCTGAACGGCCTGTCGATCGTGGCGCTGATGGCGCCCCACGGCGCGGGGATGGGGGCGGGGATCGCGACCACGGTTTCGCGCATCGCGCGGCAGATCGCGACGAACCCCATCATCCTCGCGTGCCTCGCGGGGATCGCGTGGAGCGCGCTGAAGCTTCCCATCCCAGGAATGATCGACCGGACCCTCCGCCTGCTCACCCCGGCCACCTTGCCGCTGGCGCTGCTGTGCCTCGGGGGATCCTTCTCGTTCGAACGCGCGCGAAAAGGATTCCCGGTCGCGGTGCTCGCGGTGTTCCTGAAGGGGTGCGTCCTGACGGGGATCGGGATCGGCCTTTACCGGTGGATGGGGCTGGAAGGGGAGGACATGCGGATCGGGGCGATCATGCTCGGATGCCCCACCGCGGTCGTCACCTACGTGATGGCGGCGCGACTGCGGGGCGACACGGACCTCGCCGGGACGATCGTCATCGTCTCGACCGCCGCCTCCGCCGTCACGATTACAGGCTGGCTGTTCGTGCTGCGCGCCTTAGGGTGGTAAGAGGAGCGCGATCGCCTTCTTCGGCCCGTGCGCACCGACGGTGAGGGTCTGCTCGATGTCTGCGGTCTTGCTGGGGCCGGAGAGGAACGAGATGTTCCGGGGCGGATCGGCGGTGAAGGCCGCCAGCGCCTCCTCCATCCGGGCGACCACCGAGGCGGTGGGCACGATCGATACGTGGACGTCCGCGATCAGTCCCGGGAGGAGCGTTTTCCCCCCCGCGCTGGTCTCCACGATCGTCCCCGTTTCGGCGATCGCGGCCTCCGCCGAGCGAACGCCGGCGGTGACCGCCGCGCTTCCCCCGCGAACCTCCGCCCCGGTCGTGAGTCGGAACGGCCCGAACGGGACCAGCGCCTCCGCGATCTCCCGCGCCGCCGCATCGCCCTCCGGGAAGAAGAGGGCGGTCACCCCCTCCGCGCGCAGCGTTTCCCCCAGGTCGGACAACGCCTTTTCCACCTGCCCGCGGAGGAGAACCCCTCCGGCGGCGGTGAACCTTTCCGCGAAGAGCGCGACGCGGTCGCCTCCCGGCGCCATGGGCGCTTCCACGGGAAGCGATTCCCCGGTCGCGGCGCCGTGCCCCCCGCACGCGGCGGAAAGGCGGCGAAACAGCGATTCCCGCTCGTTCACCGCGTCACCCCCCGTTTGATCTTCCACAGCTTGCGGAACGGCCGCGCGGCCGGCGCAGGGAAGTCGCGGCGCTCCGTCCACCCGGAGAAGGGGTACGGCAAGCCGCTGATCCCCTTCCCCTTCGTGAAGAACTGCCCCAGCACCCCGGCGATCCGCTCGATCGCTTCGAGCAGTCCGGCCCGCTTCATCACCCCCGCGTACCCCTTCATCGCGGCGATCTCTCCGGGGGTCTTCCATCCCTGTTCCCGCGCGTCGGACCGCAGCTCGAGCAGGAAGTCCGGCAGGGGGATCTTCACCGGGCACACGTCCGCGCACGCGCCGCACAGCGTGCTCGCGTCGGGCAGCGGGCCCGCCTCGGGCAGGCCGACCAGAAGCGGGGTCAGGACCGCGCCGATCGGACCGGAGTAGACCCACCCGTAGGCGTGCCCCCCCACGCTCTGATAGACGGGGCAGACGTTCAGGCACGCGGCGCAGCGGACGCATTTGAGGATCGCGCGGTACTTCCCCTCGAGGATCGCGCTGCGGCCGCAATCGAGGAGGAGGAGATGCACTCGCTCCGGCCCCTCCGGGTCGCCGGCGCGCCTCGTTCCCGTCACGATCGACACGTACGAGGAGATCGCCTGGCCGGAGGCGCTGCGCGGCAGCAGGCGAAGGAAGGTCGGCAGGTCCGCCATGCGCGGGATGATCTTCTCGATCCCGACGACCGCGAGGTGGACGCGCGGAAGGATCGTCCCCATCCG
Coding sequences within it:
- a CDS encoding thiamine biosynthesis protein ThiS; translation: MTVRLPQKKKELEVRGPRRVMDLLADAGVRPTTVIVTQGRKLLTKDHRVEDGATIDVISVVSGG
- a CDS encoding c-type cytochrome, producing the protein MRVCRVALVALSVTLLASAIGCAKQEPPEPAVTAAPAADGKTLFEAKCSVCHGLDRATSLTGTKENWTSIVKKMQGKKADWISDADASKIIDYLTTEHGKK
- a CDS encoding AEC family transporter, producing the protein MPVFLVVAVGVVLRRHRFFDEGFIDAANSLVYYILLPALLFHEIGGTDFGKAFSGPLVVGGYAATLATFLLAFLASRALGLGPSETGAFVQGSFRANLAYVGLPIVLNAVGPAGLRKAGIFLGLIVPLLNGLSIVALMAPHGAGMGAGIATTVSRIARQIATNPIILACLAGIAWSALKLPIPGMIDRTLRLLTPATLPLALLCLGGSFSFERARKGFPVAVLAVFLKGCVLTGIGIGLYRWMGLEGEDMRIGAIMLGCPTAVVTYVMAARLRGDTDLAGTIVIVSTAASAVTITGWLFVLRALGW
- a CDS encoding LUD domain-containing protein produces the protein MNERESLFRRLSAACGGHGAATGESLPVEAPMAPGGDRVALFAERFTAAGGVLLRGQVEKALSDLGETLRAEGVTALFFPEGDAAAREIAEALVPFGPFRLTTGAEVRGGSAAVTAGVRSAEAAIAETGTIVETSAGGKTLLPGLIADVHVSIVPTASVVARMEEALAAFTADPPRNISFLSGPSKTADIEQTLTVGAHGPKKAIALLLPP
- a CDS encoding iron-sulfur cluster-binding protein produces the protein MELNANAFGRNARKALHDKTLQEALGRTTGRFLAHRDAAIAAFPEFEATRERASRIKQDALDHLDAYLARFIAEAEQRGAIVHVARDAAQAREIAARIARDEGVTLAVKSKSMASEEISFNEALQGAGVTVVESDLGEFIIQLAGEAPSHIIAPAVHKTREEISRLFERHLGEPRTDSIPELVGMARRHLRAKFLSAGMGVSGGNFLVADTGSVVLVTNEGNGRMGTILPRVHLAVVGIEKIIPRMADLPTFLRLLPRSASGQAISSYVSIVTGTRRAGDPEGPERVHLLLLDCGRSAILEGKYRAILKCVRCAACLNVCPVYQSVGGHAYGWVYSGPIGAVLTPLLVGLPEAGPLPDASTLCGACADVCPVKIPLPDFLLELRSDAREQGWKTPGEIAAMKGYAGVMKRAGLLEAIERIAGVLGQFFTKGKGISGLPYPFSGWTERRDFPAPAARPFRKLWKIKRGVTR